A part of Acomys russatus chromosome 21, mAcoRus1.1, whole genome shotgun sequence genomic DNA contains:
- the Amd1 gene encoding S-adenosylmethionine decarboxylase proenzyme — protein MEAAHFFEGTEKLLEVWFSRQQSDASQGSGDLRTIPRSEWDILLKDVQCSIISVTKTDKQEAYVLSESSMFVSKRRFILKTCGTTLLLKALVPLLKLARDYSGFDSIQSFFYSRKNFMKPSHQGYPHRNFQEEIEFLNAIFPNGAAYCMGRMNSDCWYLYTLDFPESRVINQPDQTLEILMSELDPAVMDQFYMKDGVTAKDVTRESGIRDLIPGSVIDATLFNPCGYSMNGMKSDGTYWTIHITPEPEFSYVSFETNLSQTSYDDLIRKVVEVFKPGKFVTTLFVNQSSKCRTVLSSPQKIEGFKRLDCQSAMFNDYNFVFTSFAKKQQQQQS, from the exons ATGGAAGCTGCACATTTTTTCGAAGGGACCGAGAAACTGCTGGAGGTCTGGTTCTCCAGGCAGCAGTCCGACGCAAGCCAGGGATCTGGGGATCTTCGCACCATCCCAAG ATCTGAGTGGGACATCCTTTTGAAGGATGTGCAGTGCTCAATCATAAGTGTGACAAAGACTGACAAGCAGGAAGCTTATGTACTCAG TGAGAGTAGCATGTTTGTCTCCAAGAGACGTTTCATTTTGAAGACATGTGGCACCACCCTCTTACTGAAAGCACTGGTTCCCCTGTTGAAGCTTGCTAGGGATTACAGTGGGTTTGACTCAATTCAA agcttCTTTTATTCTCGTAAGAATTTCATGAAGCCTTCTCACCAAGGATACCCACACCGGAATTTCCAGGAAGAAATTGAGTTTCTTAATGCAATTTTCCCAA ATGGAGCAGCATATTGTATGGGACGTATGAATTCTGACTGTTG GTACCTGTATACTTTGGATTTCCCAGAGAGCCGAGTAATCAATCAGCCAGATCAAACCCTGGAAATTCTGATGAGCGAGCTTGACCCAGCAGTTATGGACCAGTTCTACATGAAAGATGGTGTTACTGCAAAGGATGTCACTCGTGAGAGTGGAATTCGTGACCTGATACCAGGTTCTGTCATTGACGCCACACTGTTCAATCCCTGTGGCTACTCGATGAATGGAATGAAGTCAGAT GGAACATATTGGACTATTCACATCACCCCAGAACCAGAATTTTCTTATGTTAGCTTTGAAACAAACCTAAGTCAGACTTCCTATGACGACCTGATCAGGAAAGTTGTGGAAGTCTTCAAGCCAGGGAAATTTGTGACCACCTTGTTCGTTAATCag AGCTCTAAATGTCGCACAGTGCTTTCTTCACCCCAGAAGATTGAAGGTTTTAAACGTCTTGATTGCCAGAGTGCTATGTTCAATgattacaattttgtttttaccAGTTTTGctaagaaacagcaacaacagcagagttga